A region of Paraburkholderia largidicola DNA encodes the following proteins:
- the ttcA gene encoding tRNA 2-thiocytidine(32) synthetase TtcA, with protein MNAPETLTGVDAAAPIAEAQVEAAEPKRALTRREQKEAYENNKLFKRLARQVGQAIGDFNMIEDGDKVMVCLSGGKDSYAMLEILMRLRERAPINFDIVAVNLDQKQPGFPEHVLPEYLSKLDIPFHIENQDTYSIVKRLVPEGKTTCSLCSRLRRGILYRVAGELGATKIALGHHRDDILQTLLLNLFYGGKLKGMPPKLQSDDGKNVVIRPLAYVKETDLEKYAELRQFPIIPCNLCGSQPNLKRAEMKALIREWDKRFPGRVDNMFNALSNIVPSHLMDHKLFPFTSLRATGEADAQGDIAFDEEPCSTDSASEGMQQASQTISFVQFDDV; from the coding sequence ATGAACGCTCCCGAAACGCTGACGGGCGTCGACGCGGCCGCGCCCATTGCCGAAGCTCAAGTCGAAGCAGCCGAACCCAAGCGCGCGCTCACGCGCCGCGAGCAGAAAGAGGCGTACGAGAACAACAAGCTGTTCAAGCGCCTCGCGCGCCAGGTCGGCCAGGCGATCGGCGACTTCAACATGATCGAGGACGGCGACAAGGTGATGGTGTGCCTGTCGGGCGGCAAGGACAGCTACGCGATGCTGGAGATCCTGATGCGGCTGCGCGAGCGCGCGCCGATCAACTTCGACATCGTCGCCGTGAATCTCGACCAGAAGCAGCCGGGCTTTCCGGAACACGTGCTGCCCGAGTACCTGAGCAAGCTCGACATTCCGTTTCATATCGAGAACCAGGACACGTATAGCATCGTCAAGCGGCTCGTGCCCGAAGGCAAGACGACGTGCTCGCTGTGCTCGCGTCTGCGGCGCGGCATTCTCTACCGCGTGGCGGGCGAACTCGGCGCGACCAAGATCGCGCTCGGCCATCATCGCGACGATATCCTGCAAACTTTGCTGCTGAACCTGTTCTACGGCGGCAAGCTGAAAGGCATGCCGCCCAAGCTGCAATCGGACGATGGCAAGAACGTCGTGATCCGGCCGCTCGCGTATGTGAAGGAAACCGATCTCGAGAAATACGCGGAACTGCGTCAATTCCCGATCATTCCGTGCAACCTGTGCGGCAGCCAGCCCAATTTGAAACGTGCGGAGATGAAGGCGCTGATCCGCGAATGGGACAAGCGTTTCCCGGGTCGCGTCGACAACATGTTCAATGCGTTGTCGAATATCGTGCCGTCGCATCTGATGGATCACAAGCTGTTTCCGTTCACCTCGTTGCGAGCCACAGGCGAAGCCGATGCACAAGGCGATATCGCTTTCGACGAAGAGCCGTGTTCGACCGATTCCGCATCAGAAGGGATGCAGCAGGCATCGCAAACGATTTCCTTCGTGCAATTCGACGATGTTTAA
- a CDS encoding SDR family oxidoreductase has translation MTASNDTFAASGRPGRPARTVLVTGAGHRIGRGLALGFAAAGWDVAVHYGSSKAKADEVVAEIAELGRRAVALKADLSVEAEVERLVPDCTAALGRPSCIVNNASLFDEDTALDVGYAKLLHLTSINVGAPLVLARMLYEVTPEAARHDESLRAAVINVLDQKLYNMNPDYLSYTLSKAALGTATVALAQALAPKVRVVGLAPGLTLQSGDQTAESFAAAHKVTPLGHASRVEDLVAAALYLADARGVTGTTLVVDGGQHLVPLPRDVMFLTGADR, from the coding sequence ATGACCGCCTCGAACGATACTTTCGCCGCCAGCGGCCGTCCCGGCCGTCCTGCCCGCACCGTGCTCGTCACGGGCGCCGGGCACCGGATCGGCCGTGGACTCGCGCTGGGCTTCGCCGCAGCGGGCTGGGACGTGGCCGTGCATTACGGCTCGTCGAAAGCGAAAGCCGACGAAGTGGTCGCGGAAATCGCCGAACTCGGGCGGCGCGCCGTCGCGCTGAAGGCGGATCTGTCCGTCGAGGCGGAAGTGGAGCGGCTCGTGCCGGATTGCACGGCGGCGCTCGGGCGTCCGTCGTGCATCGTGAACAACGCGTCGCTGTTCGACGAGGACACCGCGCTCGACGTCGGTTACGCCAAGCTGCTGCATCTGACGTCGATCAACGTCGGCGCGCCGCTCGTGCTCGCGCGGATGTTGTATGAGGTCACGCCCGAGGCGGCGCGTCACGACGAGTCGCTGCGCGCGGCCGTCATCAACGTGCTCGACCAGAAGCTCTACAACATGAATCCGGATTACCTGTCGTACACGCTGTCGAAGGCCGCGCTCGGCACGGCGACCGTCGCGCTGGCGCAGGCGCTGGCGCCGAAGGTGCGCGTCGTCGGTCTTGCGCCCGGCCTCACGCTGCAATCCGGCGATCAGACGGCGGAAAGCTTCGCGGCCGCGCACAAGGTGACACCGCTCGGCCATGCGTCGCGCGTCGAAGATCTCGTCGCGGCGGCGCTGTATCTGGCGGATGCGCGTGGCGTCACGGGCACGACGCTGGTTGTCGACGGCGGCCAGCATCTCGTGCCGCTGCCGCGCGATGTGATGTTTTTGACGGGCGCCGACCGCTGA
- a CDS encoding class I SAM-dependent methyltransferase gives MNEDQFSAFEHRGWERVAQPYHTFFGNLTIQSHCALLDALAVRRGVRLLDVASGPGYLAAAAAQRGADVVGVDFADSMVDQARRIYPALTFRIGSAEDLPFDDDEFDAVGISFGMLHFSHPEKAIEEAFRVLRPGGKVGFTVWAAPDKAVGFSIVLKAIEAHGRMDVQLPPGPAFFRFSDWAECERVLLAAGFREPRIEEVDQTLHARSPDALFEMLLRGGVRVSAILNAQTPDALAAISKTVREGAARYASEDDVRIPMPCVLACATKP, from the coding sequence ATGAATGAAGACCAGTTCAGTGCTTTCGAACATCGGGGATGGGAGCGCGTCGCGCAGCCCTATCACACGTTCTTCGGCAATCTGACCATCCAGTCGCACTGTGCGCTGCTCGATGCGCTGGCCGTGCGCCGTGGCGTGCGTTTGCTCGATGTCGCCTCGGGCCCCGGCTATCTCGCTGCTGCGGCGGCGCAGCGCGGCGCGGATGTCGTCGGGGTGGACTTCGCGGATTCGATGGTCGATCAGGCGAGGCGCATCTATCCCGCGCTGACGTTTCGCATCGGCAGCGCGGAAGACCTGCCGTTTGACGATGACGAATTCGATGCCGTCGGCATCAGCTTCGGCATGCTGCACTTCTCGCATCCCGAGAAGGCGATCGAGGAAGCGTTCCGCGTGCTTCGGCCGGGCGGCAAGGTCGGCTTCACGGTATGGGCTGCGCCGGACAAGGCCGTCGGTTTCTCGATCGTACTGAAGGCGATCGAGGCGCATGGACGGATGGACGTCCAGTTGCCGCCCGGGCCGGCGTTTTTCCGATTCAGCGACTGGGCAGAGTGCGAGCGCGTGTTGCTCGCGGCGGGCTTTCGCGAACCGCGCATCGAGGAAGTCGACCAGACCCTGCATGCCCGCTCGCCGGATGCGCTGTTCGAGATGCTGTTGCGCGGCGGCGTACGGGTTTCGGCGATTCTGAATGCGCAGACGCCGGATGCGCTGGCTGCCATCAGCAAGACCGTGCGCGAAGGCGCGGCGCGCTATGCCAGCGAGGATGATGTGCGGATACCGATGCCGTGCGTGCTGGCCTGTGCGACGAAGCCTTGA
- the glmU gene encoding bifunctional UDP-N-acetylglucosamine diphosphorylase/glucosamine-1-phosphate N-acetyltransferase GlmU: MNIVILAAGTGKRMRSALPKVLHPLAGRPLLAHVIDTARTLNPTRLVVVIGHGAEQVREAVAAPDVQFALQEQQLGTGHAVQQALPLLDASAPTLVLYGDVPLTKTSTLKRLTDAAGHDGYGVLTVTLDDPTGYGRIVRDAQGKVERIVEQKDATPEQQKIAEINTGIVVMPTKRLDGWLSSLKNDNAQGEFYLTDVVELAIEAGIEAVTAQPDEEWETLGVNSKQQLAELERIHQRNVADELLVAGVTIADPARIDVRGTLECGRDVSIDVNCVFEGKVTLADNVSIGPNCVIRNASVGAGTRIDAYTHIEGAQVGAQAVLGPYARLRPGATLADETHVGNFVEVKNAVLGHGSKANHLSYIGDSDVGARVNIGAGTITCNYDGANKFRTVIEDDVFVGSDTQLVAPVRIGRGVTIAAGTTVWKDVEEGLLVLNEKTQIGKTGYVRPTKKKS, encoded by the coding sequence ATGAACATCGTGATTCTGGCGGCAGGCACCGGCAAGCGCATGCGCTCTGCATTGCCAAAGGTGCTTCATCCCCTGGCCGGTCGGCCGCTTCTTGCTCACGTCATCGACACCGCTCGCACACTGAACCCGACGCGCCTCGTCGTCGTGATCGGTCATGGCGCGGAACAGGTGCGCGAAGCCGTTGCGGCGCCCGATGTGCAGTTCGCCTTGCAGGAGCAGCAGCTCGGCACAGGACACGCGGTACAGCAGGCCTTGCCGCTGCTCGATGCGTCCGCGCCGACGCTCGTGCTGTATGGCGACGTGCCGCTCACGAAGACGAGCACGCTCAAGCGTCTGACCGACGCAGCGGGCCACGACGGCTACGGCGTGCTGACCGTCACGCTCGACGATCCTACCGGCTACGGCCGTATCGTGCGTGATGCGCAGGGCAAGGTGGAGCGCATCGTCGAGCAGAAAGACGCAACGCCGGAACAGCAGAAGATCGCCGAGATCAACACGGGCATCGTCGTGATGCCGACGAAGCGCCTCGACGGCTGGCTGTCGTCGCTGAAGAACGACAATGCGCAAGGTGAGTTCTATCTCACCGACGTGGTCGAACTCGCCATTGAAGCGGGCATCGAAGCCGTCACCGCGCAGCCCGACGAAGAATGGGAAACGCTCGGCGTCAACAGCAAGCAGCAACTCGCGGAGCTCGAACGCATTCATCAGCGCAACGTCGCGGACGAACTGCTCGTCGCAGGCGTGACGATCGCCGACCCGGCGCGCATCGACGTGCGCGGCACGCTCGAATGCGGCCGCGATGTGTCGATCGACGTGAACTGCGTGTTCGAAGGCAAGGTGACGCTGGCCGATAACGTATCGATCGGGCCGAACTGCGTGATCCGCAATGCGTCGGTTGGCGCGGGCACGCGCATTGACGCGTACACGCATATCGAAGGCGCGCAGGTCGGCGCGCAGGCCGTGCTCGGCCCGTACGCGCGGCTGCGTCCCGGCGCGACGCTAGCGGACGAAACGCACGTCGGCAACTTCGTCGAAGTGAAGAACGCGGTGCTCGGTCATGGATCGAAGGCGAATCACCTGTCGTATATCGGCGATTCGGACGTCGGCGCGCGCGTGAACATCGGCGCGGGCACGATCACCTGCAACTACGACGGCGCGAACAAATTTCGCACGGTCATCGAAGACGATGTGTTCGTCGGCTCGGATACGCAACTGGTGGCGCCCGTGCGCATCGGTCGCGGCGTGACGATCGCGGCGGGCACGACGGTCTGGAAGGATGTCGAAGAAGGTCTGCTGGTGCTCAACGAAAAGACCCAGATAGGCAAGACGGGCTACGTGCGCCCGACGAAAAAGAAAAGCTGA
- a CDS encoding dihydroneopterin aldolase, giving the protein MSAALLHPRLADCRRLFLRDYEVHINIGVHDFEKRGEQRVVINVELFVPLALSTPVEDKLREVVDYDFMRSTIAKRVSQGHIHLQETLCDDLAKALLAHPQVRAVRLSTEKPDVYPDCDAVGVEVFHIKEV; this is encoded by the coding sequence ATGTCTGCCGCTTTGCTTCATCCCCGGCTCGCTGATTGCCGCCGGCTCTTTCTGCGCGATTACGAGGTGCACATCAACATCGGCGTGCATGACTTCGAAAAGCGCGGCGAGCAGCGCGTGGTGATCAACGTCGAACTGTTCGTGCCGCTCGCGCTGTCCACGCCCGTCGAAGACAAGCTGCGCGAAGTCGTCGATTACGACTTCATGCGCTCGACGATCGCGAAACGCGTGAGCCAGGGGCATATCCATCTGCAGGAAACGCTGTGCGACGACCTTGCGAAAGCGCTGCTTGCGCATCCGCAAGTGCGCGCCGTGCGTCTGTCGACGGAAAAGCCCGATGTCTATCCCGACTGCGATGCAGTAGGCGTCGAAGTCTTCCATATCAAAGAGGTCTGA
- a CDS encoding class I SAM-dependent methyltransferase: protein MNPIAHQPDSLPAPGPTALAQSEALVSQIRAEIDANGGWMPFDRYMERALYAPGLGYYSGGSVKFGRRTEDGSDFVTAPELSPLFAQTLARPVAQALEMSGTRHVMEFGAGTGKLASGLLNALAELGAQFDTYSIVDLSGELRERQRETIEAQAPGLAARVRWLDALPEQFEGVVVGNEVLDAMPVRLFARIGDTWAERGVTMKDGALQFEDRPVQSTHDAAFLRDLDIEGDHDYVTETHDAALAFTRTICTMLTRGAVLLIDYGFPRHEFYHAQRAQGTLMCHYRHRAHGDPFLYPGLQDITAHVEFTGIAEAGVDAGADLLGFTSQARFLMNAGVTEALSAIDPSDIPNFLPAANAVQKLLSEAEMGELFKVIAFSRGIEGTLDAFARGDRSHTL, encoded by the coding sequence ATGAATCCGATAGCTCACCAACCCGATAGTTTACCTGCTCCCGGCCCGACCGCGCTCGCGCAGTCGGAAGCGCTGGTTTCGCAGATTCGCGCGGAGATCGACGCAAACGGCGGCTGGATGCCGTTCGATCGCTACATGGAGCGCGCGCTCTACGCGCCGGGACTGGGCTATTACAGCGGCGGTTCCGTCAAATTCGGCCGCCGCACGGAGGATGGCAGCGACTTCGTGACGGCGCCGGAACTGTCGCCGCTGTTCGCGCAGACGCTGGCGCGGCCAGTCGCGCAGGCTTTGGAGATGAGCGGCACGCGTCACGTGATGGAGTTCGGGGCGGGCACGGGCAAGCTGGCGTCCGGCCTGCTCAACGCTCTGGCTGAACTCGGCGCGCAGTTCGACACGTATTCGATCGTCGATCTGTCTGGAGAATTGCGCGAGCGTCAGCGGGAAACAATCGAAGCGCAAGCGCCCGGGCTGGCCGCGCGCGTGCGCTGGCTCGACGCGCTGCCGGAGCAGTTCGAAGGCGTCGTGGTCGGCAACGAAGTGCTCGACGCGATGCCCGTGCGACTGTTCGCGCGCATCGGCGATACGTGGGCCGAGCGCGGCGTCACGATGAAAGACGGCGCGCTGCAGTTCGAGGACCGCCCCGTCCAGTCGACGCACGACGCCGCTTTTCTGCGCGATCTGGACATCGAAGGCGATCACGACTACGTGACGGAAACGCACGATGCCGCCCTCGCCTTCACGCGAACCATCTGCACGATGCTCACGCGCGGCGCGGTGTTGCTGATCGACTACGGCTTTCCGCGTCACGAGTTCTATCATGCGCAGCGCGCGCAGGGCACGCTGATGTGCCACTACCGGCACCGCGCGCATGGCGATCCGTTTCTCTACCCCGGCTTGCAGGACATTACCGCGCACGTCGAATTCACCGGTATCGCCGAAGCCGGCGTCGATGCGGGCGCGGACCTGCTCGGCTTTACATCGCAGGCGCGCTTTCTGATGAATGCGGGCGTGACGGAAGCACTGAGCGCGATCGATCCATCCGATATTCCCAACTTCCTGCCCGCCGCCAACGCGGTGCAGAAGTTGCTGTCGGAAGCGGAGATGGGCGAACTGTTCAAGGTGATCGCATTTTCGCGCGGTATCGAGGGCACGCTCGACGCGTTCGCGCGCGGCGACCGCTCCCACACGCTCTAA
- the glmS gene encoding glutamine--fructose-6-phosphate transaminase (isomerizing) yields the protein MCGIVGAVAQRNIVSVLIEGLRRLEYRGYDSCGVAVLANGEPKRARSVARVADLDDQVRETHLEGATGIAHTRWATHGAPVTDNAHPIFSRNELALVHNGIIENYESLREMLRGKGYEFVSQTDTEVIAHLVHSLYRGDLFAAVREATAQLHGAYAIAVLHKKQPHTVVGARQGSPLVVGLGEGENFLASDALALAGSTDRFIFLEEGDVCELTLEKVRVFDRDGNPADREVRQVAAYGGAVELGPYRHFMQKEIFEQPRAITDTIPQTDAFDAALFGEHAQKAFSEIDSLLILACGTSYYSGLTAKYWLESVAKIPTQVEIASEYRYRDSVPNPKALVVVISQSGETADTLAALKHAQSLGHKHTLSVCNVGTSAMVRLTELSFLTHAGREIGVASTKAFTTQLVALFVLAMTLGKMRGHVSAAQEADYIRQLRHLPAALNSVLALEPQIIAWSEEFSRKENALFLGRGLHYPIALEGALKLKEISYIHAEAYPAGELKHGPLALVTEAMPVVTVAPNDALLEKLKSNIQEVRARGGQLYVFADADTKIVNDEGIHVIRMPEHYGLLSPILHVVPLQLLAYHTACSRGTDVDKPRNLAKSVTVE from the coding sequence ATGTGCGGCATCGTCGGCGCAGTAGCGCAGCGAAATATCGTTTCCGTTTTGATCGAAGGATTGCGCCGCCTCGAATATCGCGGCTATGACTCGTGTGGCGTCGCCGTGCTGGCGAACGGCGAGCCGAAGCGCGCGCGCAGCGTGGCGCGCGTCGCCGATCTCGACGATCAGGTGCGCGAGACGCATCTCGAGGGCGCAACGGGCATCGCCCACACGCGCTGGGCCACGCATGGCGCGCCCGTGACCGACAATGCGCACCCGATCTTCTCGCGCAACGAACTGGCGCTGGTGCACAACGGCATCATCGAGAACTACGAGTCGCTGCGCGAGATGCTGCGCGGCAAAGGCTACGAGTTCGTCTCGCAGACCGATACGGAAGTGATCGCGCATCTGGTCCATAGCCTGTATCGCGGCGATCTGTTCGCGGCCGTGCGCGAAGCGACGGCGCAACTGCATGGCGCCTACGCGATCGCCGTGCTGCACAAGAAGCAGCCGCATACGGTGGTGGGCGCGCGTCAAGGTTCCCCGCTCGTGGTCGGCCTCGGCGAAGGCGAGAACTTCCTCGCGTCCGACGCGCTCGCGCTGGCGGGCAGCACGGACCGCTTCATCTTCCTCGAAGAAGGCGACGTCTGCGAACTGACGCTCGAAAAAGTGCGTGTATTCGATCGCGACGGCAATCCGGCCGATCGCGAAGTGCGCCAGGTAGCAGCCTACGGCGGCGCGGTCGAACTCGGACCGTATCGCCATTTCATGCAGAAGGAAATCTTCGAGCAGCCGCGCGCGATCACCGACACGATCCCGCAAACCGATGCATTCGATGCGGCGCTGTTCGGCGAACACGCGCAGAAAGCGTTTTCGGAGATCGACAGCCTGCTGATTCTCGCTTGCGGCACGAGCTACTACTCGGGCCTGACGGCGAAGTACTGGCTCGAATCCGTCGCGAAGATTCCGACCCAGGTCGAGATCGCGAGCGAATATCGTTATCGCGATTCGGTGCCGAATCCGAAGGCGCTCGTCGTCGTGATTTCGCAATCGGGTGAAACGGCCGACACGCTCGCGGCGTTGAAGCACGCGCAGTCGCTGGGACACAAGCACACGCTGTCGGTATGCAATGTCGGTACGAGCGCGATGGTGCGCCTGACGGAGTTGTCGTTCCTCACGCATGCGGGCCGCGAAATCGGCGTCGCGTCGACGAAGGCCTTCACGACGCAGCTGGTCGCGCTGTTCGTGCTCGCCATGACCCTCGGCAAGATGCGCGGCCATGTCAGCGCAGCGCAGGAAGCGGACTACATCCGCCAGCTGCGTCACCTGCCTGCCGCGCTCAATAGCGTGCTGGCGCTGGAGCCGCAGATCATCGCGTGGTCGGAAGAGTTCTCGCGCAAGGAAAACGCGCTGTTCCTCGGTCGCGGCCTGCACTATCCGATCGCGCTGGAAGGCGCGCTCAAGCTCAAGGAAATCTCGTACATCCACGCCGAGGCTTATCCGGCGGGTGAGCTGAAGCATGGGCCGCTCGCGCTCGTGACGGAAGCGATGCCGGTGGTGACGGTCGCGCCGAACGATGCGCTGCTCGAAAAGCTCAAGTCGAACATTCAGGAAGTGCGCGCGCGCGGCGGCCAGCTGTACGTGTTCGCGGATGCCGATACGAAGATCGTCAACGACGAAGGCATCCACGTGATTCGCATGCCGGAGCATTACGGCCTGCTGTCGCCGATCCTGCACGTCGTGCCGCTGCAGTTGCTGGCGTATCACACGGCGTGCTCGCGCGGCACGGACGTCGACAAGCCGCGTAATCTCGCGAAATCGGTGACGGTGGAGTGA
- a CDS encoding DUF2905 domain-containing protein: MIRWLLTTFIAVAVLSACWPWLRKIGIGRMPGDVTLRLFGKEYPFPFMSTLVLSMLLSIIARLL, translated from the coding sequence ATGATCCGCTGGCTGCTGACTACTTTCATCGCGGTGGCCGTGCTGTCGGCGTGCTGGCCGTGGCTACGCAAGATCGGCATCGGCAGGATGCCGGGTGATGTCACGCTGCGGCTGTTCGGGAAGGAGTATCCGTTTCCGTTCATGTCGACGCTGGTGCTGTCGATGCTGCTGTCAATCATTGCGCGGCTGCTTTAG